The sequence below is a genomic window from Syntrophorhabdus sp..
GACGACGCGAAGGGCACCTTCGAATCCACCTCGGCCGCGGTGGAGCAGGCCAAGGCGCAGCTCGAAATGGAACAGCTGAATCTCTCCTACTGCACGATAACGGCTCCCGTGACGGGTATAACGGCCGCCGCCATGATCCAGGACGGGGCCTACGTCAGCCAGATGAACAGCCAGCTCACGACCGTATCGGTCCTCTCACCCATGTGGGTGAACTTCAGCATTTCAGAGAACGACATGAAGCGTTTCGCCGACCGGGTGGCGAGCGGTCAGATCATTCCTCCGAAGGGTGACAATTACGATGTCGAGATCGTCCTCGTCGACGGCTCGGTCTTCTCCGAAACGGGTCGCATCACCTTCGCGGCCCCGTCCTTCAACGCGAAGACGGGGACCTTTCTCATCCGTTCCAGTTTCAAGAACGCGAAGGAGACGCTCCGCCCCAACCAGTACGTGCGTGCCCGCATGAAGGGTGCCATCCGCCGTAACGCGATCCTCGTTCCGCAGCGGGCCGTGCAGCAGGGCGCGAAGGGCCATTTCGCATGGGTGATCAACAAGGAGGGAAAGGCCGAATTCAGGCCTGTAACCGTGGGAGATTGGTACGGCAATGATGTGTTCATCGATGCCGGGCTCCGCGCCGGCGACCAGGTCGTCGTCGACGGCGTCCTTTCGGTCCGCCAGGGTGAGCCCGTAAAGGTCAAACCCACCTCCGCGCCGGCACCGGCGACCGGCACCCCGGCAGTCAAGGTCGAGCCCTCACCCGCCAAGCCAGCCGCGGCACCGGCACAACCGGCCGCAAAGACGGCACCACCGGCGGCCGCGCCTTCAAAGACGGCTCCACCTCCCGCAGCCGCCAAGCCAGCCGCACCGGTGCCCCCGGTGAAGCCGGCCGAACCTGGCGGGGCCGGGAGCGTGAAGCAGGGGAGGTAGGGCATGTTCTCCAGGTTCTTCATCGAACGGCCCATCTTCGCAACCGTTGTGGCCACCATCCTGGTCATCGCCGGTCTCGTGGCGATAAAGGCCCTCCCCGTGTCCATGTACCCCGAGATCACACCGGTGCAGGTCCAGGTCACGACCACCTATCCCGGGGCCGATTCCAAGACCGTCAGCGATTCCGTGGCCGCGCCCATCGAAGCCCAGATCAACGGCGTCGACAATATGCTCTACATGACCTCGACGTGCTCCAACACGGGCCAGATGAACCTCACCGTGTACTTCACCCTGGACACGAATCCCGATATCGCGCAGGTGCAGGTCCAGAACCGTGTCAACCTCGCCACTCCCCAGCTGCCCTCGGCGGTCACCCAGTACGGCGTCTCGGTGCAGAAGAAAGCGTCCAACATACTGATGATACTCTCCGTCTTCAACAAGGACGGCCGTTATACACCGGAATATGTCACCAACTACGCGAACGTCTACGTTCTCGACGCGATCAAGCGGGTGGAAGGCGCAGGCGAGGCACAGATCTTCGGTGTACCCGATCAGGCCATGCGCATCTGGATGAACCCCGACAGGATGGCATCGCTCGGCGTCACCACCAGCGACATCCAGAATGCCGTCGCCAAGCAGAACGCGCTCTGGGGCGCCGGGCAGGTGGGTCAGCAGCCAAGCGACGACAGGGTCCAGCTGACCCTGCCCGTCGTGACGCAATCACCCTTTACAAACCCCAAACAGTATGAAGACATAATATTGAAGACAAGCCGGGATGGCAGCGCCATCGTCAAGGTGGGGGATGTCGCCCGCGCTGAGGTCGGACGGAAACAGTATATCGACGACAACAAGGTGAACGGGATTCCCGCCACCCCCATCGCCGTCTACCAGCAGCCCGGCGTCAACGGGCTCGACGTCTCCGCGGCCGTGCGGAAGACCATGGAGGAATTGAAAAAATCCATGCCCGACGGCATCGAGTATAAGATCTCCCTGGACACCACCGACTTCGTGCGCATCTCCATAGAGGAGGTCGTCCACACTCTTTTCGAGGCGATCCTGCTCGTCGTTTTCATCGTCTATCTCTTCCTGCAGAGCTTCCGGTCAACCATCATCTGCACCGTCGCCATCTTCGTTTCGCTGATAGGCACCTTCTGCGGCATGCTCGCCCTCGGGTTCTCCATCAACATGCTCACGCTCTTCGGGGTCGTTCTCGCCATCGGCATGGTCGTCGACGACGCCATCGTCGTCGTGGAGAACGTGGAACGAAACATGGTCAAGAAGCACATGCCGCCCAAGGACGCGACGATAAAGGCCATGGAGGAGATCGGCACGTCGCTCATTGCCGTCGTCCTTGTCATGGCCTCCGTCTTCATCCCCGCCGCGTTCCTGCCGGGAACGACGGGGCAGCTCTACAAGCAGTTCGCCATCACCATCGTCATATCCGTGGCGCTCTCCGGGTTCATCGCGCTCACCCTGACACCGGCCATGTGCGCCCTTCTTCTCAAGCACTCGACCCCCTCACAGAAGGGTATCTTCAAATACTTCAACCGCTTCTTCGATTGGTTCAACCGCGGTTTCGACCGCTTCACCGTAGGTTTTGGCGATGCCGTCGTGATGATGATCAAGCGGATGACCATCGCCTTCGGCATCCTTGCCGTCCTCGTCGGTTTTCTGTTGTATCTCTTCCACGCTATCCCGACGAGCTTTGTCCCCAACGAGGATCAGGGCTATCTCATGGCTGCCCTTGTCATGCCCGATGCGGCAAGCCTCAAGCGCACCTCCCAGACCGCGGACAGGATAGACAAGATATTCGCAAAGCAGCCGGCGGTGGCGGACCGGACCGTTGTCAACGGTTACAGCCTTCTCGACAGCCAGTACAAAGCCAACGCGTCCACGTTCTTCATTACCCTCAAGGACTTTAAAGAGCGTTATTCGTCTATCAGCCGCGCCAAAAAAGAGAACTCCAAGGCGGTGGCCGGTGCTGTTTACGCGGAGGCGGGCACCATCAACGAAGGCATATTCATCCCCATCGCGCCTCCGGCGATCCCGGGTATCGGTACCACAGGGGGTTTCGAGTTCTGGATCCAGGACAAGGGGTCCGGAGACCCGGCGCGCCTCAACGAACTTACCAGGCAATTCATCGAAAAGGCCCGCCAGCGTTCCGAACTGGCGAGCCTCAATTCCACGTTCAGGGCCACGTCGCAACAGCTCAAAGCCGATGTCGACCGCTCCAAGGCCATGCTCCTCGATGTGCCAGTGTCCGACGTGTACAGCGCCCTGCAGGCGCAGTTCGGCTCCATTGTGGTGAGCCAGTTCAACCAGTACAGCCGTGTCTGGAACGTCACGCTCCAGTCCGACGCACCTTACAGGAGGGGCCCGCAGGACATAACGAAGCTCTACACGAGATCCAACAATGACGAGATGGTGCCTCTCTCCGCGGTGGTAACGACCAGCTACGTGACAGGGCCCGACCTGATGAGTCGCTTCAACGGCTTTCCCGCCGCCCAGATCACGGGCAGCGCCGCACCCGGCCGTTCCTCGGGAGAGGCCATCAAGGCCATGGAGGAGGTCGCGGCCGAGGTCCTGCCGCAAGGCTACGGATTCGCGTGGTCCGGCCTCGCCTACCAGGAGAAACAATCGGGAGGGACCTCGTCATCGGCCTTCATATTCGGCCTCATCATAGTCTTTCTCATCCTTGCGGCCCAGTTCGAATCATGGGTCATGCCGGGGTCCGTCATGACGGCCGTGCCCTTCGGCATCCTTGGCGCCCTCTTCTTTAACTGGATACGCGGACTCGAGAATGACGTCTACTTCCAGATAGGCCTCCTCGTTCTTATCGGCCTGGGAGCAAAGAACGCGGTCCTTCGCGTCGCCTTCGCCGCGGACCTCCGCAAGCAGGGCCTCTCCATCATGGACGCCACGATCCAGGCGGGTGAACAGCGTCTGCGGCCGATCATCATGACCTCGCTGGCCTTTATCTTCGGTGTCCTGCCGCTGGCCATCGCCACCGGCGCCGGCGCAAACGCCCGTCACTCCATCGGCACGGGCATCATAGGCGGTATGATAGGCGAGACAACTCTGGCCATGCTTTACGTTCCCCTGTTCTTCTACATCTTCGACAGGTGGGCGGAGAAGTCGGGAAAGAAGGAGTTCGTACCGGAGAAGGGATCTTCCGGGGCACAGAGGGAACCGGCCCCGCCCGACGGCGCGACGCCGGAGAAGGAGGAAGGCTGACATGGTGAAGAAACTCATCCTCCTTCTCGCAATTGCCATCCTCGCGGCGGGATGCGCCATCGGTCCCGATTACAAGCGCCCCGAGATCGATGCCCCCCAGGCCTACCGCTACGGGGATGGAGAGGGTAAGACCGACGCCGCCGACAGCGAATGG
It includes:
- a CDS encoding multidrug efflux RND transporter permease subunit; protein product: MFSRFFIERPIFATVVATILVIAGLVAIKALPVSMYPEITPVQVQVTTTYPGADSKTVSDSVAAPIEAQINGVDNMLYMTSTCSNTGQMNLTVYFTLDTNPDIAQVQVQNRVNLATPQLPSAVTQYGVSVQKKASNILMILSVFNKDGRYTPEYVTNYANVYVLDAIKRVEGAGEAQIFGVPDQAMRIWMNPDRMASLGVTTSDIQNAVAKQNALWGAGQVGQQPSDDRVQLTLPVVTQSPFTNPKQYEDIILKTSRDGSAIVKVGDVARAEVGRKQYIDDNKVNGIPATPIAVYQQPGVNGLDVSAAVRKTMEELKKSMPDGIEYKISLDTTDFVRISIEEVVHTLFEAILLVVFIVYLFLQSFRSTIICTVAIFVSLIGTFCGMLALGFSINMLTLFGVVLAIGMVVDDAIVVVENVERNMVKKHMPPKDATIKAMEEIGTSLIAVVLVMASVFIPAAFLPGTTGQLYKQFAITIVISVALSGFIALTLTPAMCALLLKHSTPSQKGIFKYFNRFFDWFNRGFDRFTVGFGDAVVMMIKRMTIAFGILAVLVGFLLYLFHAIPTSFVPNEDQGYLMAALVMPDAASLKRTSQTADRIDKIFAKQPAVADRTVVNGYSLLDSQYKANASTFFITLKDFKERYSSISRAKKENSKAVAGAVYAEAGTINEGIFIPIAPPAIPGIGTTGGFEFWIQDKGSGDPARLNELTRQFIEKARQRSELASLNSTFRATSQQLKADVDRSKAMLLDVPVSDVYSALQAQFGSIVVSQFNQYSRVWNVTLQSDAPYRRGPQDITKLYTRSNNDEMVPLSAVVTTSYVTGPDLMSRFNGFPAAQITGSAAPGRSSGEAIKAMEEVAAEVLPQGYGFAWSGLAYQEKQSGGTSSSAFIFGLIIVFLILAAQFESWVMPGSVMTAVPFGILGALFFNWIRGLENDVYFQIGLLVLIGLGAKNAVLRVAFAADLRKQGLSIMDATIQAGEQRLRPIIMTSLAFIFGVLPLAIATGAGANARHSIGTGIIGGMIGETTLAMLYVPLFFYIFDRWAEKSGKKEFVPEKGSSGAQREPAPPDGATPEKEEG
- a CDS encoding efflux RND transporter periplasmic adaptor subunit, producing MMSTETFAPCRSDRMFRAMCVLAVALLVLPLAGGCSKKQKPQDRQVEVTAVKVTPADTPVTFEFVAQTQSSHEVEIRARVNGFLEKRMYTEGSIVKKGTVLFVMDKKPFQTQVNAAAAALARQKASLEVARMNLDRVKPLAEQNALSQKDLDDAKGTFESTSAAVEQAKAQLEMEQLNLSYCTITAPVTGITAAAMIQDGAYVSQMNSQLTTVSVLSPMWVNFSISENDMKRFADRVASGQIIPPKGDNYDVEIVLVDGSVFSETGRITFAAPSFNAKTGTFLIRSSFKNAKETLRPNQYVRARMKGAIRRNAILVPQRAVQQGAKGHFAWVINKEGKAEFRPVTVGDWYGNDVFIDAGLRAGDQVVVDGVLSVRQGEPVKVKPTSAPAPATGTPAVKVEPSPAKPAAAPAQPAAKTAPPAAAPSKTAPPPAAAKPAAPVPPVKPAEPGGAGSVKQGR